The proteins below are encoded in one region of Pseudomonas entomophila L48:
- a CDS encoding NIF3 1, producing MYKLAFFVPDSHVEVVKAAVFAAGGGRIGDYDHCAWQTLGQGQFRPLDGSQPYIGQAGQVEVVEEWKVELVVADELIGEVVTALKQSHPYETPAYEVWQLLAF from the coding sequence GTGTACAAGCTCGCCTTCTTCGTCCCCGACAGCCATGTCGAAGTGGTCAAGGCCGCTGTGTTCGCCGCTGGCGGCGGACGCATCGGCGACTATGACCACTGCGCCTGGCAAACACTCGGCCAGGGCCAGTTCCGCCCATTGGACGGCAGCCAGCCGTACATTGGGCAGGCGGGTCAGGTCGAGGTGGTCGAGGAGTGGAAGGTGGAGCTGGTGGTGGCGGACGAGCTGATTGGTGAGGTCGTTACCGCGCTCAAGCAAAGTCATCCTTACGAGACGCCGGCTTATGAGGTCTGGCAGTTGCTGGCCTTCTGA
- the nagE gene encoding N-acetylglucosamine-specific PTS transporter subunit IIBC, whose product MYQHFIQGLQRLGRALMLPIAILPIAGLLLRLGDTDLLDIALVHDAGQAIFANLALIFAVGIAVGFARDNNGTAGLAGAIGYLVLVATLKVIDPKIDMGMLAGILCGLLGGGLYNRFKDIRLPDYLAFFGGRRFVPIATGLSAVALGLLFGLIWPPIQNGINGLGHLMLESGSVGAFFFGVLNRLLIITGLHHILNNLVWFVFGSFQGVTGPAVTGDLARYFAGDPNAGQFMAGMFPMMIFGLPAACLAMYRHALPERRKLIGGVLLSMALTSALTGVTEPIEFAFMFLAPLLYVIHALLTGLSMAICDLLGIRLGFTFSGGAIDMALGWGRSTHGWLVFPVGLLYGLVYYFVFDFCIRRFDLKTPGREVQPATESEADIEGSRARRFIDALGGAANLEGVDACTTRLRLVLVDRNLANDQALKTLGAMAVVRPGSGGSLQVVVGPMADAVADEIRGELPHAVATVTTTERAGADVAPNVPTDAWLQALGGRDNLGKVACVAHSRVRVQLKDNTRVQRERLMALGCQGISPQPGGVWHLLMGPQAQALSLALQH is encoded by the coding sequence ATGTACCAGCACTTCATCCAGGGCCTGCAACGGCTCGGCCGCGCCCTGATGCTGCCCATCGCCATCCTGCCCATCGCAGGCCTGCTGCTGCGCCTGGGCGACACCGACCTGCTCGACATCGCCCTGGTGCACGACGCCGGCCAGGCGATCTTCGCCAACCTGGCATTGATCTTCGCCGTCGGCATCGCCGTGGGCTTCGCCCGCGACAACAACGGCACCGCTGGCCTGGCCGGCGCCATCGGCTACCTGGTGCTGGTGGCCACCTTGAAGGTGATCGACCCGAAGATCGACATGGGCATGCTTGCCGGCATCCTCTGTGGCCTGCTTGGGGGCGGGCTGTACAACCGTTTCAAGGACATCCGACTGCCGGACTACCTGGCATTCTTCGGTGGGCGGCGCTTCGTGCCGATCGCCACCGGCCTGTCGGCGGTGGCCCTGGGGCTGCTGTTCGGGCTGATCTGGCCGCCGATCCAGAACGGCATCAACGGTCTCGGCCATCTGATGCTGGAGAGCGGTAGTGTCGGCGCGTTCTTCTTCGGCGTGCTCAACCGGCTGCTGATCATCACCGGCCTGCACCACATCCTCAACAACCTGGTGTGGTTCGTCTTCGGCAGCTTCCAGGGCGTGACCGGCCCGGCAGTGACCGGCGACCTGGCGCGCTACTTCGCCGGCGACCCCAACGCAGGCCAGTTCATGGCCGGCATGTTCCCGATGATGATCTTCGGCCTGCCCGCCGCCTGCCTGGCCATGTACCGCCATGCCCTGCCCGAGCGGCGCAAGCTGATCGGCGGTGTGCTGTTGTCGATGGCTCTCACCTCAGCCCTGACTGGCGTGACCGAACCGATCGAGTTCGCCTTCATGTTCCTGGCGCCACTGCTTTACGTGATTCATGCGCTGCTGACCGGGCTTTCGATGGCGATCTGCGACCTGTTGGGGATCCGCCTGGGCTTCACCTTCTCCGGTGGCGCCATCGACATGGCCCTGGGCTGGGGTCGTTCCACCCATGGCTGGCTGGTGTTCCCCGTAGGCTTGCTCTATGGGCTCGTCTACTACTTCGTGTTCGACTTCTGCATCCGCCGTTTCGACCTGAAGACACCCGGCCGCGAAGTGCAGCCCGCCACTGAGAGCGAGGCCGATATCGAAGGTTCTCGCGCCCGACGCTTCATCGACGCCCTCGGCGGTGCCGCCAACCTGGAGGGGGTGGACGCCTGCACCACCCGCCTGCGCCTGGTGCTGGTCGATCGCAACCTGGCAAACGACCAGGCGCTGAAAACACTCGGCGCCATGGCCGTGGTCCGCCCCGGTAGCGGCGGCAGCCTGCAAGTGGTGGTGGGACCGATGGCTGACGCAGTGGCGGACGAGATTCGCGGCGAGCTGCCTCATGCCGTGGCGACCGTCACCACCACAGAGCGCGCAGGTGCCGACGTTGCTCCGAATGTACCCACGGATGCGTGGCTGCAAGCATTGGGTGGGCGCGACAATCTCGGCAAGGTGGCGTGCGTGGCGCATAGCCGGGTCAGGGTGCAGCTCAAGGACAACACCAGGGTGCAACGTGAACGGCTCATGGCTCTGGGTTGCCAAGGCATCAGCCCACAGCCAGGTGGCGTCTGGCATCTGCTGATGGGCCCCCAGGCGCAGGCCCTGAGCCTGGCACTGCAGCACTGA
- a CDS encoding HET-C-related protein, with protein sequence MNDMEIPAVLESTFALEQLTRIANDMDEHQFTLLFKPIFGVDVSESVYLDIWQALRDGMIEGPAYAVVERNEAFRAARYDSEQDTLLVNRDVIEQALNEPNTSPGLLLALIGGFGQYLADQIHSKCVAEGEIDSPELDLEDAKEAGSKYASLMAFLDSSPTDGLEFAHYTHDALSAPLVLDLSDTPELEEFLPEAPITIRPRFGAGEGGHGTIERVLEEVGFDETEIKSIYFGNWLRDHSQLVDPKLVRAEDAPRNFPNQFSRSALTAIVDILAAKEFRNQQDDGEEQGDFQVSPEVLGVYKASEHIDNPTNHDESPVDPTEIDPDFEKPVLPGTESTQVCPKTSMKAYIDKPVAHMSSKIREAAREGKTAEGMRAFGEALHVLEDYFAHSNFVELSLHKQGHTQVLPWTTEVECEHGLPVITGLFSGTDILGSLAEPLGKVLFPDEYPAFKEITPGYRSTSEQILLILLGELENPTWLKAFEKLLALRDRYADNPLFRFVRRATWTLLLPLNLVRYYGRKLFQDLFQWLGDRVGEEQTRSGMNPNTDARADATHSQLSKDHDSHPFYDLAIDMARHAVKQVGEEMFRFWNGEVEHPPADLASGFICHPYDSSWQDSLVAEWLEKHEDKVQAASAFDSLKAIYDKHIETLLEKLEALEVNSMQTT encoded by the coding sequence ATGAACGACATGGAAATACCCGCCGTGCTGGAAAGCACGTTTGCCCTGGAACAACTCACCCGCATCGCCAACGACATGGACGAACATCAGTTCACGCTCCTGTTCAAACCCATCTTTGGCGTCGACGTATCCGAATCGGTCTATCTGGATATTTGGCAGGCACTGCGTGACGGCATGATCGAAGGGCCTGCCTACGCAGTGGTCGAGCGCAACGAGGCATTTCGCGCCGCCCGTTACGACAGCGAGCAGGACACCCTGCTGGTCAACCGCGACGTCATCGAACAGGCCCTGAACGAGCCGAACACCTCGCCTGGGCTGCTATTGGCGTTGATCGGTGGGTTCGGCCAATACCTGGCGGACCAGATCCACTCCAAGTGCGTCGCCGAAGGTGAAATCGACTCACCGGAACTGGATCTTGAGGATGCCAAGGAAGCCGGCTCGAAATATGCGAGCCTGATGGCATTCCTGGACAGCTCCCCAACAGACGGCCTAGAGTTCGCCCACTATACCCATGACGCGTTGTCGGCACCGCTGGTCCTGGACCTGAGCGATACGCCGGAGCTCGAGGAATTCCTTCCCGAAGCCCCTATCACCATCAGGCCACGCTTCGGCGCAGGCGAAGGCGGTCACGGGACGATCGAGCGCGTTCTCGAAGAGGTCGGCTTCGACGAAACGGAAATCAAGTCCATCTATTTCGGCAACTGGCTACGCGATCACTCGCAACTGGTCGACCCCAAGCTGGTTCGGGCCGAAGATGCGCCAAGGAACTTCCCAAACCAGTTTTCACGGAGCGCGCTCACGGCCATCGTCGATATTCTGGCTGCCAAGGAATTCCGCAACCAACAGGACGACGGTGAAGAACAGGGCGACTTCCAAGTGTCGCCTGAAGTCCTCGGGGTCTATAAGGCCTCCGAGCATATCGACAACCCGACCAACCACGATGAGTCACCTGTGGACCCGACGGAAATCGATCCAGACTTTGAGAAGCCGGTGCTACCGGGCACTGAATCGACGCAGGTTTGCCCCAAGACCTCGATGAAGGCGTACATCGACAAACCGGTCGCCCACATGAGTTCGAAGATCAGGGAAGCAGCCAGAGAGGGCAAGACCGCCGAAGGCATGCGCGCTTTCGGTGAAGCGCTGCATGTGCTCGAAGACTACTTTGCGCACTCCAACTTCGTGGAGTTGAGCCTGCACAAGCAGGGGCACACCCAGGTGCTGCCGTGGACGACGGAAGTCGAATGCGAACATGGCCTGCCGGTGATCACCGGCCTGTTCTCCGGAACAGACATTCTCGGCAGCCTGGCCGAGCCGTTGGGCAAGGTACTGTTCCCCGATGAGTATCCCGCCTTCAAGGAGATCACCCCTGGCTACCGCAGTACTTCCGAACAGATTCTGCTGATTCTGCTCGGTGAACTGGAAAACCCGACCTGGCTGAAAGCCTTCGAGAAACTCTTGGCATTGCGCGACCGATATGCCGACAACCCTCTGTTCCGGTTCGTCCGGCGCGCGACCTGGACCTTGCTGCTGCCGCTGAACCTGGTTCGCTATTACGGCCGCAAACTCTTCCAGGATCTGTTCCAGTGGCTGGGGGACCGGGTCGGCGAGGAACAGACAAGGTCGGGCATGAACCCCAACACCGATGCACGCGCCGACGCTACTCACTCACAATTGTCCAAGGATCACGATTCACATCCGTTCTACGACCTGGCTATCGACATGGCACGTCATGCCGTCAAGCAGGTTGGCGAAGAAATGTTCAGGTTCTGGAACGGTGAGGTTGAACACCCACCAGCGGACCTGGCCAGTGGTTTCATCTGCCATCCCTATGACTCAAGCTGGCAGGACAGCCTTGTGGCCGAATGGCTGGAAAAGCACGAAGACAAGGTCCAGGCGGCCAGTGCCTTCGACAGCCTGAAAGCGATCTACGACAAGCACATCGAAACCCTCCTCGAAAAACTCGAGGCATTGGAGGTGAATTCGATGCAGACGACCTGA
- the ptsP gene encoding phosphoenolpyruvate--protein phosphotransferase gives MSNNNKITLHAPLAGPQVALDQVPDPVFASGTLGDGIAIDPLNDCLHAPCAGEVVHLARTGHALTLRAANGAEILLHIGVDTVQLLGRGFEPQVALGARVEQGQPLICFDLDLVAQHCTSLVTVMLVGNGQDFTLEALDARASELGAPLLTVSGKTQLATLDTATSSAQANGHAKVAHQGGLHARPAALLRQTAQGYQSRVELHFQDRHAVLDSLVAVMGLGVGEGDEVEVRCTGSDAEAALQAVLQALRTPTVGERHAPAPVVAHAPPRTQPGMLAGVSASPGLAIGPLARLDGISLPPDTGNNIPEEQHKALNNALAEVRTAIDHDWRHLPRGQEDAAAILEAHLALLDDPSLLDAARQHIDEGVAASHAWSRAIDAQCQVLRGLGNPLLAERANDLHDLQQRVLRALLGETRELRLPPSAIVVAHELTPSDLLLLARHDVAGLCMAAGGATSHVAILARARGLPCLVALGESLLELAPGTTLVLDADNGRLETRADASRLAEVHQLCQQRREQRQRQQAAAHDSARTRDGRLIEVAANVASADEAAQALALGADGIGLLRSEFLFVDRHTAPDQAEQHSAYQAVLDAMAERPVIIRTIDVGGDKQLDYLPLPVEANPVLGLRGIRLGQVRPELLDEQLRALLQVSPQRRCRIMLPMVTEVDELIAIRQRLDRLATELGVTKRAELGVMIEVPAAALLAERLAEHADFFSIGTNDLSQYTLAMDRDHAGLAARVDALHPALLRLIDLTCQGAAKHGRWVGVCGALASDPLATPVLVGLGVAELSVSAPQIGEIKAIVRQLDANECRRFSQGLLALASASAVRQACRDFSAQPHAQHTAPVALQQ, from the coding sequence ATGTCCAACAATAACAAGATCACCCTCCATGCCCCGCTTGCCGGCCCGCAGGTGGCCCTGGACCAGGTCCCCGACCCGGTGTTCGCCAGTGGCACCCTCGGTGATGGCATCGCCATCGACCCGCTCAACGATTGCCTGCACGCGCCCTGCGCGGGCGAAGTGGTGCACCTGGCGCGCACCGGTCACGCCCTGACCCTGCGCGCGGCCAATGGCGCGGAGATCCTCCTGCACATCGGCGTGGACACCGTGCAACTGCTGGGACGCGGCTTCGAGCCCCAGGTCGCGCTCGGCGCACGGGTCGAACAGGGCCAGCCGCTGATCTGCTTTGACCTGGACCTCGTAGCCCAGCACTGCACCAGCCTGGTCACCGTGATGCTGGTCGGCAACGGCCAGGACTTCACACTGGAAGCGCTAGACGCCCGCGCCAGCGAACTGGGCGCGCCACTGCTGACAGTTAGCGGCAAGACCCAGCTGGCAACGCTCGATACCGCAACCTCCAGCGCACAGGCCAACGGCCATGCCAAGGTCGCCCACCAGGGTGGCCTGCATGCGCGCCCTGCGGCATTGCTGCGCCAGACCGCCCAGGGCTACCAGAGCCGCGTGGAACTGCACTTCCAGGACCGCCATGCCGTCCTCGACAGCCTGGTCGCCGTCATGGGGCTGGGGGTCGGTGAAGGCGACGAGGTCGAAGTCCGCTGCACGGGCTCGGATGCCGAAGCTGCCTTGCAGGCCGTGCTCCAGGCGCTGCGCACGCCCACGGTCGGTGAGCGGCACGCACCCGCGCCAGTGGTGGCCCACGCACCGCCCCGTACGCAGCCCGGCATGCTGGCAGGTGTCAGCGCATCACCTGGCCTTGCCATCGGCCCGCTAGCGCGACTGGATGGCATCAGCCTCCCTCCCGACACTGGCAACAACATCCCCGAGGAACAACACAAGGCGTTGAACAACGCACTGGCCGAGGTGCGCACCGCCATCGACCACGACTGGCGTCACCTGCCCCGTGGCCAGGAAGACGCCGCCGCCATTCTCGAGGCGCACCTGGCCCTGCTCGACGACCCGTCCCTGCTCGATGCCGCACGCCAGCACATCGACGAAGGGGTGGCCGCCAGCCATGCCTGGAGCCGCGCCATCGATGCCCAGTGCCAGGTGCTGCGCGGCCTCGGCAACCCGCTGCTGGCCGAGCGCGCCAACGACCTGCACGACCTGCAGCAACGCGTGCTGCGCGCCCTGCTCGGGGAAACCCGCGAGCTGCGCCTGCCACCGTCGGCCATCGTCGTCGCCCATGAACTCACCCCATCGGACCTGCTGCTCCTGGCCCGTCACGATGTCGCCGGCCTGTGCATGGCCGCCGGTGGCGCCACCTCCCACGTCGCCATCCTGGCCCGTGCCCGTGGCCTGCCATGCCTGGTCGCGCTCGGTGAATCGCTATTGGAGCTGGCGCCCGGCACCACGCTGGTGCTCGACGCCGACAACGGCCGCCTGGAAACCCGTGCCGACGCTTCGCGCCTGGCTGAAGTGCACCAGCTCTGCCAGCAGCGCCGCGAACAACGCCAGCGCCAGCAAGCTGCCGCCCACGACAGCGCGCGCACCCGCGATGGCCGGCTGATCGAGGTCGCGGCCAACGTCGCCAGCGCCGACGAAGCCGCCCAGGCTCTGGCGCTGGGCGCCGACGGCATCGGCCTGCTGCGCAGCGAGTTCCTCTTCGTCGACCGCCACACCGCCCCCGACCAGGCCGAACAGCACAGCGCTTATCAAGCCGTGCTCGACGCCATGGCCGAACGCCCGGTGATCATCCGCACCATCGATGTGGGTGGCGACAAGCAGCTCGATTACCTGCCGCTGCCGGTCGAGGCCAACCCGGTGCTCGGCCTGCGCGGCATCCGCCTCGGCCAGGTACGCCCGGAACTGCTCGACGAGCAACTGCGCGCCCTGCTCCAGGTGAGCCCGCAACGCCGCTGCCGGATCATGCTGCCCATGGTCACCGAGGTCGACGAACTGATCGCCATCCGCCAGCGCCTCGACCGCCTCGCCACCGAACTGGGCGTAACCAAGCGCGCCGAGCTGGGGGTGATGATCGAAGTGCCAGCCGCCGCCCTGCTGGCCGAGCGCCTGGCCGAGCATGCGGACTTCTTCTCCATCGGCACCAACGACCTGTCGCAGTACACCCTGGCCATGGACCGCGACCATGCCGGCCTGGCAGCCCGTGTCGACGCCCTGCACCCGGCGCTGCTGCGCCTGATCGACCTCACCTGCCAAGGCGCGGCCAAACATGGGCGATGGGTGGGCGTGTGCGGCGCATTGGCCTCAGACCCGCTGGCCACGCCCGTGCTGGTAGGGCTGGGCGTGGCCGAGCTGTCGGTCAGCGCCCCGCAGATCGGCGAGATCAAGGCCATCGTCCGCCAGCTCGACGCCAATGAATGCCGTCGCTTCAGCCAGGGCCTGCTGGCCCTGGCCAGCGCCAGTGCGGTACGCCAGGCCTGCCGGGACTTCAGCGCCCAGCCCCATGCCCAACACACGGCCCCCGTGGCCCTACAACAATAA